One Alphaproteobacteria bacterium genomic window, TTTCAGCCCAAATTTTTATATCTGACGCGTTCGTCCAATACAAAATACCAATCGACGTTATTACCGGCATAACCGTTATTGCGCCAAACATCATCAGCGCAATCGCAAAATATTTATCGCCCAGAACAGGATTTACAACATCTGTGTGCCATACAGACATTGCAATGGACAGGAATACCGCAATCATTGTGCCGATGAATACTGGGACTGCTTCGGTCAAAATAAACAAGGCAACGCCCAATGCGCACACAACACGCATCAGCCATTTCAGTTTAATGTATACACTGTGACGGATTTTGCCGCGTGGATTTATATTCTGGACCGCAATCGTCGTCATGCATGCGCCCCCCAGAATCAACATAGCCAGCAAATGCACCACCGTCAGGTTGCCCAGTTGTCCAAAACGAAAAAATTCAGGCTGCATTAAAATCGCAATTGCGACCATCATCATAATTAAGACAGAACCACCGAATGGACGCATTTCCCCACGCGCAATGCGCCCCAGCAATACCCCCAGTATTAATGCGCCAATCTGTAATAGTGGCCCCCACCATGCGTGCGTGTCCGACGCACCAACCACAACCAACAAACCAATAATCAACAGCCAACGCCACCAATTCATATGTGGTATAATACGTTCATGTAAATGTGATGACACAAACAAAGATGTCAAAAACAAAATTGTCGCCATCATCATTGGCAATACAGATAAACTGTCACGCAGAACAGCATAATTGCCACCAAACAAAATAGCCCACACACACGTCAGGCCAGCGACCCACATTGACGCACGGTTTATCAGGTTTTGTTTATTCCACCCAATTCGGGTCATAATTGTGTCTGCGCACCAATATACAACAACAAACAAAGGCAGTGCCAAAATTGACCACCACAAGAATGCCGGCATCCATAATGCAGCGTTGTTGAATGCGCTGATGGCACTTTCGACGATGATTATATCATTTAACATATACTTGCCTTTTGTTTTTGTTGTTTTATTATAAATACAGATGAATATAAAACAAGAAATTTTTACCCTGATGGGCGGACGCGTTAAAATGCGTCGTGGTTGCTATAATCCGACGTCGGACGCGGTGTGGTTGGCGGCGTTTGCGCCGACGCACGCAAAAACAGTACTGGATGTTGGGGTTGGAACAGGCGGTGTATCATTGTGTATTTGGGCAAATAATAATGATGCAAAAATTACTGGGATTGATATATCGGATGAAATGCTGACCGCGTGTCGCGGGAATGCGGAACTGAATGGTGTGGACATAGATTTAATCAATGCAGACATTACCACGTGGCGCACAAACCAGACTTTTGATTTAGTGGTGACCAACCCGCCTTATTTCAACGGTACGCCCGCCCGACATAACGCACACCATAACGCAGATTTAAAGACGTGGGTTGCGCGTTGCGTTGCACGCGTGCGGCCAATGGGTACATTCTGTATTATCACAGATGCCGCAACCGTCGGCACAGTTATTGCCGAAATGGCCAAGAAGTTAGGCGACATCACAATAATGCCACTGTTTGGCGCGCGCGATGTGGCGGAACGCGTACTGATATCGGGGCGGCTGGGGTCGCGGGGTGTGACGGTGATGCATCGTGGTTTGCCTATGAATTATGAACCTGTTTTGCGCGATGGCTTGACTATTGCGGATACTTTGTCTAAACTATCCCAGAAATGATAAATTTTATAACGCGATATTTTACGTCCCTGTGGGCGTTTATTACATCCCCTTTTCGTGCCATTTGGCGCGTGATTGTGCGTGTGTTTCCACCACGTGAATTTACGGTTATGGACACGCCACGTGGCAATGTGTACACATATGGGCAAAGCAGTTTTTGGCGTTTCACACGCTTCTGTGGCAAGGTTGGTTTAATTCTGTGGGCATCATGGTCAACATATGTGTTTGTATATCACCGGCCATTGCTGCAAAAGCGCACAGAACAACTGGAAGAAGCGCGCGCCACACACACGCGCCACATGTCTGAGTTGCAGACGTATTTAACAAAATACAACAACCTGGTGCGGGATTTGAATGTCATTGATGACAAGGTTCTGAACGCCAAAGATTTAAAAGAAGGCGAACGTGAAAAATTGATGAATTCACGTATCAAAACATGGGGGGAATTAGATTTCTTGCGGACGCGTATTGTCGAAATGTTGCGCGACGAAGAATTTACCCCAGAATATACTAAAATGTCGGAACTGTCGGCGGAATATGAACTGACACGTGCCGAAAACGAAGAATTAAAAAGACGCAATGCACAAATGGTTGAAACTGTGTTACAGATTGCAGATGCCGACAACATAATCGTCGATACAGTGTCTGCACTGACCAAGGAAAACACCGACGAATTACAGAAAAATATCAAACGAATAAACAGCACATTGGTGACGCTGGGATTGAATCAGACAACATTGTTGCGAAATGCGAATAAATACAACAATCCATTGGTTGGGTCGGCATTTACACCGATTGAATTTGACAAGACTTTGGATGAAAAATACCAGAAATTAGCAGACGGTCTGGAACGTTGGAATGGGTTGCGTCGTTTAAACGAAATTCTGCCCCTGGGCAAGCCTGTAAATTCCCGTATCACATCAAACTTTGGTACGCGCAAAGATCCGTTTACAGGCAAACCGAAAAAGCATCGCGGAATTGACTTTGCAGGCAAGATTGGAACAGAACTGATGGCGGTTGCGCCAGGACGTGTTGTGTCGGCAGGCGAACGCGTGGGATATGGCACAACGGTTGAAATCGATCATGGATTGGGATTCACGACATTGTATGCGCATCTGTCCCAGATTCTGGTGTCGCGTGGCGATTGGGTACGCCCAGGAACGGTTATTGGATTGGCGGGTTCATCGGGACGATCAACGGGGCCACACCTGCACTATGAAATTCGGTACAAGGGCGCACCATTTGACCCGACGAAATTTATAAAGGAAGAATAGAATGCTGGCATTTACAAATTCAAGTGAAAAGCAGTCACCAACCGTTATTGGCGCGGGGTGTAAGTTAACAGGCGACATCAAAACAGATCACACCGTACAAATCCACGGCGAAGTTATCGGTAATATCACCGCAGAAACCGTCGTTATCGGGCGTGGCGGACGCGTTGTTGGCGAAATAAAAACACCAGTACTGTTTTTACACGGCGAACTGGACGGGCCAGCGACGGTGAATACTGCGAATATTTTTAGCGCGGCGAAAATGGTTGGGACGTTGTCATATCGTACGCTGAATATCACAGGTAACACAGGCCTGGAATGTAAATTACAGAAAAGAAAGGATAAGGAAAAATGAATAAAACTGTATCCAAAGTATTTATCGCGGCCGACCATCGTGGGGTTGGTTTGAAATTGTACCTGATTGAAATGTTGGCGGCGGCGGGTTATAATGTTGTGAACCTGGGGGTAGACGACCCGAATACACCCGCTGATTACCCAGATGTGGCGGCGGCGTTGGCCGATGCAATGTTGGATGTGCCGGATTCACGTGGCATAATCGTTTGTGGCACAGGGGCCGGTGTTATGATTGCAGCAAACCGTTATCGCCACATTCGCGCATCGCGCTGTGACACACCGGGCCAGGCACGCGATGACCGTTTTCATGATGATACAAA contains:
- a CDS encoding methyltransferase domain-containing protein — encoded protein: MNIKQEIFTLMGGRVKMRRGCYNPTSDAVWLAAFAPTHAKTVLDVGVGTGGVSLCIWANNNDAKITGIDISDEMLTACRGNAELNGVDIDLINADITTWRTNQTFDLVVTNPPYFNGTPARHNAHHNADLKTWVARCVARVRPMGTFCIITDAATVGTVIAEMAKKLGDITIMPLFGARDVAERVLISGRLGSRGVTVMHRGLPMNYEPVLRDGLTIADTLSKLSQK
- a CDS encoding RpiB/LacA/LacB family sugar-phosphate isomerase, whose translation is MNKTVSKVFIAADHRGVGLKLYLIEMLAAAGYNVVNLGVDDPNTPADYPDVAAALADAMLDVPDSRGIIVCGTGAGVMIAANRYRHIRASRCDTPGQARDDRFHDDTNVLALAADDIDIEVAFLCAQTFLESPFDAIERRIRRIEKIS